A single Kryptolebias marmoratus isolate JLee-2015 linkage group LG16, ASM164957v2, whole genome shotgun sequence DNA region contains:
- the arid1aa gene encoding AT-rich interactive domain-containing protein 1A isoform X1 translates to MAAQVASAATLNTSPPSELKKPDREPKDDSVPGEKQSDKKQPGLDSGSPGRGELQDGIDGGNAGGGGEPEMKNGNGNPPRVNNTTPNDSVGPEGNNHPGFVHHHGPAFPPPSYGYSQHYGRAAFHQYGGQQSPGMAAASAGPGVQSSNMMDPYQPNSHEHGFSNHQFNNYNPFPNRTPYPGQAYAMNSPRSAQAPTAGGQPAKQQPPPGGPAAMAGSYNNQRYNIGNPQPTSTPTLNKLLTSPSSTRGYPNYQSSDYSGQEGASKGPAEYGGSNPGWQQRSHHPSPMSPGSAGQPLARSQPPGPMDPMGKMRGQPYGAGSPYSQQSQQGTPAGPQPGPGYPGQGYGPPGPQRYPVGMQGRTPGSMGAMPYGPQMGTYGQQGPGGYGAQGQAQYYNQAGQAPHPSQQQSLYPQPTPGQPGRQSPYPGQPHPPSSAPHNQGGPPYQQPHMPPQSQGPLPGPSQGPPQSQPPYTQASAPQPSQSPYAQQQGPPSQAPQQPSSQAPPGSQGQSSYPGPAQGPPQPPSQQQQQQQQQAQSHPQQPPGHSQHPHGQPAAYPQNAQQQQQAQQSPYQRFPPPQQQELSQDSFQSNAPPSTQPKSGPEDGQGRPSSLPDLSGSIDDLPTGTEGALSPGVSTSGVSSSQGEQSNPAQSPFSPHTSPHLPGIRGPSPSPSGSPASASTPRAGPLSPANMPGTQMPPRPSSVHSDGNLHPGMSQSPMAQDRGFMQRNPQMPPYGSPQSASALSPRQSSGGQMHPGMAPYQQNSSMGGYGQQGGQYGPQGYPRQPAYGNMPNANYPGPGMGSMNPMAGQGGGPPYAGMPPGRIPPNQMGARPYGPNMGPSMGPNMPPNMGNMPPQVGSGMCPPPGMNRKPQDPTAMQHPSTNRMPGYPNMSQGMMGSGPPYGAPMNSMPGMMNTPGGSPYPMGPNMANNTSGMASSPEMNNKMNNKVDGSVTPKPETKSKKSNSSTTTSEKITRLYELGPEPDRKIWVDRYLAFVEEKAMGMSNLPAVGRKPLDLFRLYMSVKEIGGMTQVNKNKKWRDLATTLNVGTSSSAASSLKKQYIQCLYAFECKIERGEDPPPEIFTDNKKNQAAKVQPPSPASLCSTAGSGSLQGPQTPQSTSSSMAEGGDLKPPTPASTPHSQIPPMPPGSRSSVNLQDPFSDGSDPTFPRKNMTPNSTYQPGMNTPDMQGRMGPYEPNKDAFSNMRKVGEQYLPASQGPNSVVGDQQQQPPPQQQPPFNRGPPGAMGTMPMGPRQQYPYGPGYDRRPEQGMGPEGNMGSGAPQPNPMMPANTDTGMYSPNRFPPQQPRHDSYGNHQYPGQGTPPTGSYPNQQPGMYPQQSYKRPVEGGYPPSKRHESEYSGSFPGGQQAPQQGGTPAPPSGQQEPYNQYSGTGPYPGPDRRPPGPGNQFPFPFGRERMPGASGPNAQPTMPPQMMQPGPEGPQGGMWQGPRDINYQNYPNRQGGPSGPPQGPGYPGMNRSEEMMSSEQRINHDSQWAGQMGPRQPPFGPAGPGQPMPRSVQSNYQSPQGVQNHIPQVSSPASIPRPLESRTSPSKSPYMHGVMKKAGPPVPASHVVPPPVQSSLIRRDMPFPPGSVEASLPVLKPRRRLTMKEIGTPEAWRVMMSLKSGLLAESTWALDTINILLHDDNSIATFDLNTLPGLLELVVEYFRRCLIEIFGILREYEVGDPGQRTLLDPDALKRDLDNMEDKEPHLEDMEQGEADDDEEEETERPAHVKVEGDQVQCSRGQDEKREEDERKSKGPSSEQTSSSQSFPAHERPKQASKFDKFPLKVVRKKDPFVAAQSSNHGKVQEFDSGLLHWSAGGGDSTEHIQTLFEPRKDFLEPRERIPVPTALLKRRLLDEDIREHCLPAEEEKRKHQEEEDRQKQLSLSEKSTDSEKTGSGSMVSSDEERQSDSDTKSAEKGSKSHQENNRSILSPGSILAQKALQTGTILEDEPHSKDEGPLVTLANWQDSLARRCVCVSNIIRSLSFVPGNDHEMSKHPGLLLMLGRLILLHHWHPERKQAPLTYEKDEDSDEGVGQKDEWWWDCLELLRENTLVTLANISGQLDLSIYPESICLPLLDGLLHWAVCPSAEAQDPFPTLGPHSALSPQRLVLETLSKLSIQDNNVDLILATPPFSRLEKLYGNLVRLIGDRKVAVCREMAVVLLANLAQGDTMAARAIAVQKGSVGNLLGFLEDSLAATQLQQSQSSLLHLQGMPFEPTSPDMMRRAARALLALAKVEENHSEFTLHESRLLDLSVSPLMNSLVSHVICDVLFLIGQS, encoded by the exons ATGGCCGCTCAGGTCGCCAGCGCCGCCACTCTGAACACTAGCCCGCCTTCCGAACTTAAAAAGCCGGATCGAGAGCCCAAGGACGATTCGGTTCCGGGAGAGAAGCAGTCCGACAAAAAGCAGCCGGGTTTGGACAGCGGCTCGCCGGGCCGGGGGGAGCTGCAGGACGGAATCGACGGTGGAAAtgcagggggaggaggggaaCCTGAGATGAAGAACGGGAATGGGAACCCGCCCAGGGTTAATAATACTACCCCGAATGACTCAGTCGGACCGGAGGGAAACAACCACCCCGGGTTCGTGCATCACCACGGCCCCGCTTTCCCTCCACCTTCGTACGGATACAGTCAGCACTACGGTCGGGCCGCTTTTCATCAATATGGCGGACAACAAAGCCCTGGCATGGCAGCTGCTTCTGCGGGTCCGGGTGTGCAGTCGAGCAACATGATGGACCCGTATCAGCCCAATTCGCACGAACATGGCTTCTCGAACCACCAGTTCAACAACTACAACCCATTCCCGAACAGGACTCCGTATCCCGGCCAGGCGTACGCCATGAACTCTCCTCGCAGCGCTCAGGCGCCGACAGCTGGGGGGCAGCCAGCTAAGCAGCAGCCACCGCCGGGAGGACCCGCGGCGATGGCTGGATCTTACAACAACCAGAGATATAACATCGGGAACCCGCAGCCGACGTCCACGCCGACGCTCAACAAGCTCCTAACCTCACCCAGCTCTACGCGGGGATATCCGAACTACCAGTCGAGCGACTACAGCGGCCAAGAAGGAGCTAGTAAGGGACCAGCGGAGTACGGAGGGAGCAATCCGGGTTGGCAACAAAGAAGCCATCACCCGTCGCCTATGAGCCCGGGAAGTGCTGGGCAACCGCTCGCAAGAAGCCag CCTCCTGGTCCCATGGATCCAATGGGAAAAATGAGAGGTCAGCCATACGGAGCAGGCAGTCCGTACAGTCAGCAGTCACAGCAGGGGACTCCTGCAGGTCCTCAGCCTGGGCCGGGGTACCCAGGCCAGGGTTATGGCCCTCCAGGTCCCCAGCGATACCCAGTGGGGATGCAGGGACGGACCCCTGGAAGCATGGGTGCTATGCCTTACGGTCCACAG ATGGGTACCTATGGACAGCAGGGACCAGGGGGGTATGGTGCTCAGGGCCAGGCACAGTATTACAACCAGGCAGGCCAGGCTCCTCATCCAAGTCAGCAACAGTCCCTTTACCCGCAGCCCACCCCTGGACAACCTGGCAGGCAGTCTCCTTACCCAGGGCAGCCCCACCCTCCATCTTCAGCACCACACAACCAAGGAGGACCACCCTATCAGCAGCCCCACATGCCCCCACAGTCCCAGGGCCCACTGCCAGGCCCGTCGCAAGGGCCTCCTCAGTCCCAGCCACCCTACACTCAAGCGTCAGCCCCGCAGCCCAGCCAATCCCCTTACGCCCAGCAGCAGGGGCCTCCCAGTCAGGCCCCGCAGCAGCCAAGTTCCCAGGCTCCCCCTGGATCACAAGGCCAATCCAGCTACCCAGGACCCGCACAGGGTCCTCCGCAACCCCcctcgcagcagcagcagcagcagcagcagcaggcacaGTCTCATCCACAGCAGCCACCGGGGCACAGCCAACACCCACACGGGCAGCCTGCAGCTTACCCGCAAAacgctcagcagcagcagcaagcacAGCAGTCACCTTATCAGCGCTTTCCTCCTCCACAGCAGCAG gAGTTATCCCAGGACTCGTTTCAGTCAAACGCTCCTCCATCCACTCAGCCCAAATCTGGCCCAGAGGACGGTCAGGGCCGCCCCTCTAGCCTTCCG GACCTATCAGGGTCCATTGATGACCTGCCTACAGGTACGGAGGGCGCCCTGAGTCCCGGCGTCAGCACGTCGGGTGTGTCGAGCAGCCAGGGCGAGCAGAGCAACCCCGCTCAGTCGCCCTTCTCGCCTCATACGTCCCCCCACCTGCCGGGCATTCGAGGGCCCTCGCCTTCCCCGTCTGGCTCCCCCGCCAGCGCCAGCACACCCCGCGCAGGACCGCTGTCACCCGCCAACATGCCAG GGACCCAGATGCCTCCCAGGCCATCGAGTGTCCACTCAGATGGGAACCTGCATCCTGGGATGAGCCAGTCTCCTATGGCGCAGGACAGAG ggttTATGCAGAGAAACCCTCAGATGCCCCCTTATGGCTCCCCCCAATCAGCCTCTGCGCTGTCGCCTCGCCAGTCCTCCGGAGGTCAGATGCATCCTGGGATGGCCCCGTATCAGCAGAACAGCTCGATGGGTGGCTACGGGCAGCAGGGAGGGCAGTACGGCCCTCAAG GTTATCCCCGCCAACCTGCCTATGGCAACATGCCCAACGCCAACTACCCTGGACCAGGGATGGGCTCCATGAACCCCATGGCAGGACAGGGTGGAGGCCCACCGTACGCTGGCATGCCTCCAGGAAGGATCCCTCCCAATCAAATGGGGGCTCGTCCCTACGGCCCCAACATGGGCCCCAGCATGGGACCAAACATGCCCCCGAACATGGGCAACATGCCACCCCAGGTAGGCTCAGGAATGTGCCCCCCTCCGGGCATGAACAGGAAGCCCCAGGATCCGACGGCCATGCAGCATCCTTCCACCAACAG gatgCCTGGTTACCCCAACATGTCCCAAGGCATGATGGGTTCTGGTCCACCATATGGTGCGCCGATGAACAGCATGCCTGGAATGATGAACACTCCAGGTGGATCGCCTTATCCCATGGGGCCAAACATGGCCAATAACACAAGCG GCATGGCCTCTAGTCCAGAGATGAACAACAAGATGAATAACAAGGTGGATGGCAGCGTCACGCCTAAACCAGAAACCAAATCCAAG AAGTCCAACTCTTCCACGACTACAAGCGAAAAGATAACGCGCCTGTACGAGCTGGGACCTGAGCCAGACAGGAAGATTTGGGTCGATCGTTATCTGGCTTTTGTCGAGGAGAAGGCAATGGGCATGAGCAACCTGCCCGCTGTGGGACGCAAACCGCTCGACCTCTTCCGGCTGTATATGTCGGTTAAAGAGATCGGAGGAATGACACAG gtgaacaaaaataagaaatggCGTGATCTGGCCACCACCTTGAACGTGGGCACGTCCAGCAGTGCTGCCAGCTCCTTGAAGAAACAGTACATCCAGTGTCTGTACGCCTTCGAGTGTAAGATAGAGCGTGGTGAAGACCCTCCCCCTGAGATTTTCACAGACAACAAGAAGAACCAAGCTGCCAAGGTGCAGCCCCCCTCTCCAG CGTCCCTCTGCTCCACAGCTGGGTCGGGCTCTCTGCAGGGTCCACAGACTCCCCAGTCCACCAGCAGCTCCATGGCCGAGGGGGGAGACCTGAAACCTCCCACGCCGGCCTCCACCCCTCATAGCCAGATTCCTCCCATGCCTCCCGGCTCCAG GAGCAGCGTCAACCTGCAGGACCCCTTCTCTGATGGCAGCGACCCCACGTTTCCCAGGAAGAACATGACCCCCAACTCCACCTACCAGCCTGGCATGAACACGCCGGACATGCAAGGTCGCATGGGCCCCTACGAGCCCAACAAGGACGCCTTCAGCAACATGCGAAAAG TCGGGGAGCAGTACCTACCTGCCAGCCAGGGTCCTAACAGTGTGGTGGGcgaccagcagcagcagccgccgcCACAACAGCAGCCTCCGTTCAACAGAGGACCGCCTGGGGCCATGGGCACAATGCCAATGGGGCCCCGACAGCAGTATCCATATGGACCAGGCTATGACAGGAG ACCGGAGCAAGGGATGGGCCCAGAGGGGAACATGGGATCCGGCGCCCCTCAGCCAAACCCTATGATGCCCGCCAACACCGACACGGGGATGTATTCTCCAAACCGCTTTCCGCCACAGCAGCCACG GCATGATTCCTATGGTAATCATCAGTATCCTGGACAGGGAACGCCCCCTACTGGCTCTTACCCCAATCAGCAGCCGGGAATGTACCCTCAACAG AGTTACAAGCGTCCTGTAGAAGGAGGGTACCCTCCATCAAAACGCCACGAATCTGAGTACAGTGGCTCCTTCCCTGGGGGGCAACAGGCACCGCAGCAAGGAGGCACCCCTGCTCCACCTTCAGGACAGCAGGAGCCGTACAATCAGTACAGCGGCACAGGGCCCTACCCTGGTCCCGACCGCCGTCCGCCCGGACCTGGCAATCAATTCCCGTTTCCCTTCGGTCGTGAGCGGATGCCGGGAGCGTCCGGGCCAAATGCGCAGCCCACCATGCCCCCTCAGATGATGCAGCCAGGCCCCGAGGGTCCTCAGGGGGGCATGTGGCAGGGACCTCGAGACATCAATTATCAGAACTACCCTAACCGACAAGGTGGTCCTAGTGGCCCGCCACAGGGACCCGGGTACCCTGGCATGAACCGCTCAGAGGAGATGATGTCATCAGAACAGCGCATAAATCACGATAGCCAGTGGGCGGGTCAAATGGGACCTCGGCAGCCCCCATTCGGTCCAGCTGGGCCTGGACAACCTATGCCTCGATCAGTACAGTCCAACTACCAGTCCCCGCAGGGGGTGCAGAACCACATTCCACAGGTGTCCAGCCCAGCCTCCATACCCCGCCCCCTGGAAAGCCGGACGTCACCCAGTAAATCCCCCTACATGCACGGAGTAATGAAAAAGGCTGGACCCCCAGTGCCTGCGTCCCACGTAGTGCCCCCTCCGGTTCAGTCGTCTCTAATAAGGCGAGACATGCCTTTCCCCCCCGGCTCTGTGGAggcttcacttcctgtcctcaAGCCACGGCGCAGGCTCACCATGAAAGAAATCG GAACCCCAGAGGCCTGGAGAGTTATGATGTCATTAAAGTCTGGTTTATTGGCTGAAAGTACATGGGCCTTAGATACCATCAATATTCTCCTACATGATGACAACAGTATTGCCACTTTCGATCTTAACACG TTGCCTGGTCTGCTAGAGTTGGTGGTAGAGTATTTCAGACGTTGCCTCATTGAAATCTTTGGCATCCTGCGGGAGTACGAAGTCGGAGACCCTGGCCAGAGGACGCTGCTCGATCCAGATGCCTTAAAGCGAGACTTGGACAACATGGAAGACAAGGAGCCACATTTGGAGGACATGGAACAAGGAGAAGCGGATgacgacgaggaggaggaaacgGAGCGTCCAGCTCACGTGAAGGTGGAGGGTGATCAAGTGCAGTGCTCCCGAGGCCAAGACGAGAAGAGGGAAGAGGACGAGAGGAAAAGCAAAGGTCCTTCATCTGAACAGACGAGCTCGTCACAGTCCTTCCCTGCCCACGAGAGGCCCAAGCAGGCCAGCAAATTTGACAAGTTTCCCCTAAAGGTGGTACGAAAGAAGGACCCGTTTGTGGCTGCCCAGTCCAGTAATCACGGTAAAGTGCAAGAGTTTGACAGCGGGCTGCTTCACTGGAGTGCCGGAGGTGGAGACTCCACAGAACACATCCAGACTCTCTTTGAGCCACGCAAAGACTTCTTGGAACCGCGAGAACGAATACCCGTGCCCACAGCTCTATTAAAGCGACGGCTCCTAGATGAAGACATACGGGAACATTGTTTGCCtgctgaggaagaaaaaaggaaacatcaggaagaagaagacaggCAAAAGCAACTGTCTTTGTCTGAAAAATCAACAGACTCGGAGAAGACCGGCTCCGGCTCCATGGTTAGCAGCGACGAGGAGAGGCAATCGGATTCAGACACAAAATCAGCTGAGAAAGGCTCGAAAAGTCACCAGGAGAATAATAGATCTATTCTTTCCCCTGGAAGCATTTTAGCCCAAAAGGCACTGCAGACTGGCACCATCCTGGAGGATGAGCCTCACAGTAAAGACGAAGGGCCCCTCGTTACACTGGCAAACTGGCAGGACTCATTAGCACGTCGCTGCGTTTGTGTCTCAAATATTATCCGCAGCCTCTCGTTCGTGCCAGGCAATGACCACGAGATGTCCAAACATCCCGGGCTGCTGCTGATGCTCGGACGGCTGATCCTGCTTCACCACTGGCACCCCGAGCGCAAGCAGGCCCCGCTCACCTACGAGAAAGACGAGGATTCAGACGAGGGAGTGGGCCAAAAGGACGAGTGGTGGTGGGACTGCTTGGAGCTCCTGAGAGAGAACACCCTGGTCACATTGGCAAATATTTCAGGCCAACTAGACCTCTCCATCTACCCTGAGAGCATCTGCTTGCCCCTGTTGGATGGTCTTCTCCACTGGGCTGTCTGTCCTTCAGCAGAGGCTCAGGACCCCTTCCCCACTCTGGGACCCCATAGTGCTTTGTCGCCTCAGAGACTGGTCCTGGAAACGCTAAGCAAGCTAAGCATCCAAGATAACAACGTGGACCTCATTTTGGCCACGCCGCCCTTCAGCCGGTTGGAGAAGCTCTACGGGAACCTGGTGCGGCTAATCGGAGACAGGAAGGTCGCGGTCTGCAGGGAGATGGCCGTAGTCTTGCTGGCCAACCTGGCCCAGGGTGACACTATGGCAGCCCGGGCGATCGCCGTCCAGAAAGGCAGCGTGGGCAACTTGCTGGGCTTCTTGGAGGACAGCCTGGCTGCCACCCAGCTTCAACAAAGCCAGAGCTCGCTGCTGCACCTGCAAGGGATGCCCTTTGAGCCCACGAGCCCGGACATGATGCGACGAGCTGCCCGGGCTCTGCTCGCCTTAGCTAAGGTGGAGGAGAACCACTCAGAGTTCACACTACATGAGTCCCGGCTCCTCGACCTCTCGGTGTCTCCGCTAATGAACTCGCTGGTTTCTCATGTTATCTGTGATGTACTCTTTTTGATCGGCCAATCATGA